tgggtttgaacgATTTTTGTATCTGTTTGAAATTGAGTGTAAAAAACTCgagattcattttttttaaactcaactgttaaaaactcgagatctatgtggcattaaCGTGTCCAACTTAGCAAACTCAGCAAGTAGGAAGCGAGTCTTTAAGTCTCGAGATTTATagggaactcgagtttctaaaactcgagatgctagtttccaATAATCTTTCAAATCCATATTAACTTACTATATTCTATCCCTTCACAATGTTAGTTTGCAAATATCCCCCTAAAATTGATGGTAAAGGAACATTGAAACATGATTATAATTTTGGGGGAGGGAGGGTCAATTGTGCATTTTGATAGTTCAAAGATTTAAGTGTTTTTAGTGTGAAAGATTAAGATGAAAAAGAATACTTTGCCCCAATAACtatcctaacttttttttttttttaattgaactaTCCTAAGTTcctaatttaataattttactaACTTAACCAAGTGTTTTGTAAGTCAACTAGTTGAcacttcataatatttttaatagagacCTCCATAATTCAAATTATCCTGTCCAATGTATACtaactaaatttaatttaatactaatcaagtccaagatttttcaaaactaaccaGTTTGGTCCTTAAAGCAAACTTAATCcctaaaccatttttttttttttaaggactaAACTGACTTTAGAGACTAAATTAGttagttttaaaaagttttagacTTGATTAACATTAACCCAACCTCAGTGGCGTAAATGaaaatttaccctttgatttaattattaaataaaaataaactatacttttatttatttatttattattttactattacattaaagaaaaagttcctttcccaaaaaaaaaaaaaaaaacattaaagaaaaagttgtGACCGAGTCACATTCAAAAACATCTcgaactcaaaactcaaaaacgtACTCTTCTTCACGGAATCGACTCAGCCAGCTAACTCTCGAAAGGTACTCTTCTTCACCTTCCATTTCCTCTTTCGTTTCCAATTTAAAATCGAAatcaaaaatttattatttccaATAATTAACTCTGCGATCGAATCAGAATCAGATCCCACATTTTTCTTGAAAAGGGATGAGTGAGAGCGAAACGAAGAGTGGTGGATCCGATGCGACGCGAATATCGGACGTCGAGAAATGGCTAGCGGCTCGATTCGGCGATGCCGGCAAAGAAGTCCCCGATTTCGAGTACACTCCCAGAAGTGTCTCTTATTTACACAATCTCATCACCATCTCCGAAGCCAAAGAAAAATCCGCCGATATTGTCGCCAAAGATTTTCGCCGAAAAGCCGCCGAATATCGCTCTCAAGGTCaacctctctccctctccctctccctctctcttttggCATTGATGCTTAGAATGTTATACAATTTGGGCAATATTGATTTATCATTTTAGTCCtccaagtttaaattttgtcatttgaaCTGTTAACTTTGAAAAtttgcttttttgttgttgttgttgcaataTAAGCTAGTATTTAGCTATTTAGCGTGAGTTCTAATTAGCTCAATTACAAAAGTCTTTGATAGTTATATAAGGGATATGAGATTCAATTTCCGcctaaaccaaaaaattattggtatatgatgataaagagttatcattacTAAAAACTATATCTTTTGATAAACACTATGTAAATAAGCTACTGGGAATTACAGGGTACCCAAATGGATACTTTGTTTGGAAACGGcttatttattttactgaaagtgttgtaaataaaaggtaaaagttaaataaaataagtaagtGACTTACACGGGATTTGCaaataataggaaaaataagTTATAAGCTTACTTATAAGCGTATCCCAAATGGGCATTAGTCTCTCCGTTCATTGCCATTTGACAAACATTGTTAACTCTTTTAAGATGACATCATTTTGAATCATTTTTCAATATTACAAACTGAAAAGACGTCGTTTTAGGAGGGGAAGTTAACGAAATTTTTCAAAGGGCAAGAGAAGGAATGACTAAAATGACAAGATTCAAACCTAGTggactaaaatgacaatttGCCAAACTTATAgggtgtaaattgtaattttgccTAAGATTTATTACATGAATTGATTGCAGTATTGTAGGAAACTTGTAATACTTGGAGTAgcagtttttttgtttttgtttttgttttacttggATTTCTAGTCTCATAAAGCTGTTGTTTTGTTAATATGGTTGTAGCTGCTAGGATCAGGGAGATATTGGAGAGTGTGGGGTTGGCGCAGGAGAGTTTGCCATCGAATGTGGTTGGATCTGCCCAAGTTCTTGCAAATGTGTCTAATTTGTTGAATATAAGAGACACTGAACTAAGTAGGTgggttttctttgttgtttttctgTAAGTTTTGTTGTCCTTTAATCTCTGCATTTAGTTTTTGGAGATTAACTAGGACAAATGTGTTTTTATAGCTTTCTTGTAGCAATGGGGGATATTTCTTTGAGGAAGACTGGTGTGGAGGAAAAGAGGGCTAAAGTACAAAAGGAGTCCAAAATTCTTCTAGATTTTACTCGAAAGGCAATATCTAGGCTAACTTATTTGAAAAGGTAAAATTTTAATGGAgatacatatttatatattttcttttaaaagcattGCAAGTACTGTTCttatattgttaaatttttatgtGGTATTTCGAAAAGTAGTTCACTTTATGAAAGTGATGTTGATTgtctgttttatttttaaaatccatttttttagAACACTGGCACAGCTAGAAGATGATGTAGCTCCGTGTGAGGCTCAAATGGAAAATTGGAAGACAAACTTGCAAGTTATGGCTGCGAAGGAGCGGCAATACTTGCAACAGTGTGCCAACTACAAGGTATTTAAGTATTATAAATTTAACACTTTGTTCTCAGTATTGGTCACttatcatgaaaaaaaatggttggGCACTATCTAGGGGACATTAAGTTTCataattaatgacaaaaaaTGTGAGTCCTTTGGTGGTATGATGCATTTACAAGAGGTGAAGTTTCATGCAAAGCCTATGTGGATTGAGTAATATTAACAGAAATTCACATGGTCCAAAACTAATATGAAATGAGGGCACCATTCTGAGTGCAGATTTAACTtcagattttttgtttttgtttttgtttgttatttatttatttatttttttaatttattgaagaAACTGAATGTAATTGCATGGATAGTGAGTTGTTAAACTATCTGTATAGGGTTGTGATGAGCCCACTGGTTTTTGGATTCAAACTGTGTGTGTTCTCTAACTCTCCACATGATTGGTTGGATGAGATTGTAGaactgaatttttttgtaaaaactaGCTATAATAATGAATTCCTGTTAAGCTTAGCCAGTCCTCTACTACTCCTAGCTGCCTTATGCTCTTTGACAGTGTTTTGTTCTCAGACTGATGTTTTATGTCCTTGTGGATGATTCTGAAATGGCATAGGACTCTGTTCAATACTTGTGGAGGTACTCTTGTTTGCAGACATTTGGGATGCAAAAATGGGGTGCCATTACACTTATACTCGAGCCTCAGTTAAAAAGCAAGGTTACAAATATATGAGTCCAAAGAATGGAGTCTGCTAGTTAGAAGTagacatatttaaaaattaggtGAATATGTTGTGTGTGAATGTTGGATCTAGTGGTGGAATTCCTTCATATTTTGGAATCCAATATCCCTTCTACTCAAAATGGGGATTGCATGAGATGGATGTTGAAGAAGAATGGGGAATTTGGTATCCGTTTGTATTATAATGAGCTGTGAGGTCCTTTCTCCATTGtatttccttggaaaggtatttggagaGTTAAGGCGCATCGACAAGTTTCTCCATCATGTTTTGTTTGGACCACAGCTTGGGATAATATACTCACGGTGACAATTTGAGAAGTAGGGTTATTGCTTTTGTGGACTGGTGTGTCATGTGCCGTTGTTGTGGGGAGATTGGATCATTTACTGCGCCACTGTGAGAGGGCTCATCAGTTGTGGTGTTTTGTCTTTAGATCTTTTGGGGTCTTGTGGGTCTTACCAAGTATGTTATCGGATATtctttttggttggtggaattggttggggaagcacTTGTTagacatttggaatttagttccattgtgtttgatgtggtgtatatAGAGGGAACGTAATAGGTGGACATTTGAGGATGTGGAGAGTTTGGGAGACTAGTTGCTTTCTTCTTTTAGTaattctttgtttgattgggCTCAGGCTTAGGGACTCACGTCTAGTGATTCCCTCCCTTGGTTCATTAGTTCTCTTTTCTTTggtatttaattttcttttcttttctcttctttcttcttttcttctttgtacaTTTTGCCTCTTTTGTGCTCTTTTTTATGTGCCCTTTTTGCATAAAGTAGCTTAATTAATACAGCcttttcttacttatcaaaaaagaaagaaagctagTTCTAGGTCCAACTTTCTTTCTCTTGATCACATTGTTCCCTGATTTAGAAGCATAAATACTTGATATTGACATTATTTATGCCTATTTGGAAATTGTGTTGACTCTCTTTAGTATTTGGTTGAATCGAAGAATGCTGAGTCACTGCAGAACCGTGAATGAAGGTTATGCCAGTGATCTCTATTGCGACGTCTAGGCGGAGATGGATTTTAGGTTTATTCTTAATAGCATTGGAAAGTGAATCTATAAAGATTTTAGAAGGGATTCAAGAAACTTCATACAAGTCAGTCACTTCATGTCTGGAGAAGTTCTAGTTGAGTTGTGGGAGtacttattaattattatgcAACATTACAGCAT
The sequence above is drawn from the Quercus robur chromosome 7, dhQueRobu3.1, whole genome shotgun sequence genome and encodes:
- the LOC126693499 gene encoding AUGMIN subunit 1; its protein translation is MSESETKSGGSDATRISDVEKWLAARFGDAGKEVPDFEYTPRSVSYLHNLITISEAKEKSADIVAKDFRRKAAEYRSQAARIREILESVGLAQESLPSNVVGSAQVLANVSNLLNIRDTELSSFLVAMGDISLRKTGVEEKRAKVQKESKILLDFTRKAISRLTYLKRTLAQLEDDVAPCEAQMENWKTNLQVMAAKERQYLQQCANYKSVLNRVGYAPEISHGMLVEMDEHRKELEKKTKPILETLRSYQDLPPDKALAALAIEDKKRQYAAAEKYLEDVLHSALSTSE